The Daphnia magna isolate NIES linkage group LG3, ASM2063170v1.1, whole genome shotgun sequence genomic interval ATCGGCGATGGTACAAGTGCAAATGAGGGCGATGAGGCAGAGTGTTCGCAAAATCAAGTTTAACCGCATCGTGTTTTTccgttgtgttttgttttggcgATAATTTGTTTGAATGTTGTGCGGAGCGGGATATGTCGTAAGGTGTTCAATAGCAGCGCCACTTACCCTGCCATCGACTATAGAAACAGGGGTTGTTCTGTGGCATGAAAACCATCCGGTATGGCTTCTTATAGTTTCGTGATGGGATGCACATGCGCCTCGTTTACGCCCGTTTTCGTTTTGACGTCTCCCTCCGTTTTTACCATTGTATGGGTACCCAACGATCCATCAAATGCGAGTGCCTTTGCTCGATGTCCTTGTTGACCTTTTTCTGTTATGAAGCCGTATCTTCAGTAGAATCGGTCTAGATTGGATGTGAGAtggttttaattttgtttgtcttcttcCATTCAACAGGCAAGTACGTGGGCAGCCGTCCCATCAAATTGCGCAAAAGCAATTGGAAGAACCGCAACATTGATGAAGTGAAAAAGCGTCAAAAGGAGAAGGATGTCTTACTTGGCAAGCGTCGATGattgtaactttttttttcccccttctcaAATCGTACGTTGGTCAGTTTATCACACCTTTGATTTTTGGTTCTGTGACACGCACCTGCAACAAAATTACAAcatcaaaaaattcaaaggtGACTTAATTTTCCTGTTTATCCTTACAGAAAATGCTGGCAGTTTGTTAGAAAAATTGACTTACGCCGCTTCAAATAGTGCCCTGTGGCGAAGATTGCGATATGTCGCTACTAACTCAATTTCGTGACGACGTAAGAGTTGATTATTTACGTGGTTGACACGACAAAAAAAGCGGGCGCGATTGTGTGGAATGATTAATTACATATAGGCGATTAGAAGACTTCGTGGAAACCATTCATCAGGAATCGGAAACGGCGCAAACGGACAGACTTGCTAAGAAACCAACTACTCCATTAAGTAATTAAAAGACAGCGAACTTTCCCCCGCTCAAGTTGCTTCGCCAAACCGGTATTTAACTTATTAAGGTGATACTATTTAGGCTGAAAGGAAGCATATTCGCTAACCCTCATAAGGAAAGCTGCTTGGTCCAAATAAAAGTTGCCTATAGCCTTTCATCTAATTTTAGAGACTGACATGTCTAACGTAATGAAGAACGCCATGAAACTCTAATTGGGAGACATGCGACGGTAAATTGAAATGAACGAACGTCACATacagcatttttaaaaagtactAGGCAGCTGCAACTCCAAGGCGATTCACCGGAAAACATCGTCGACTTGATCAAGAAGACcacgtaaaacaaaaaaaaaaaatatatgtatgaAAGTGAAAGGTTTCAAACGTCGTAACAAAAAAGAGTtcaacgagaagaaaaaaggtagATCCCCATTTTTATTACCAACGCACGTCTCCGCCGATATTTTTGACATTGCCGTTGCACTTGTAACTGAATTTGCATAAGCGACAATCCTTCAAGATGAAATCGTCGAGGCAATGGCACAGTTTGTCAGAATTTGACAGATTGTCGAAATCCACCTACGCATCAATCCGTAgccatttttttctattacGCGTGAAATATCGCTATTCGTTTTAATGCGCTGCATTGTTAGAGACTTATGTATCGTTAAATTCACTTTTCGTGCTTAGTGTTATGTAATTCGCTTTGCTCTGTGGGGAAtccaaaaaatttgaaactcTCGTCATAGAGCGACTAAACAAAAGAACAGTGTAAGGACTATATCGTCTGCATTAATTATGGAAAAAGCTGGGATTCTGCTTACGGCGTACGTCGCGAACGTTATGTTCGGTGCCATTAGAAATGCGCTTAGCAGAGCTGGAAACAAGACTCCAATAATTGTTTGGTCCGTCTACGTCAGTGTCGGCTGCGGCTTACAGAGAGACGGCCTCACACAATTCAATCAACGAGAGTATACTGTGACGTACGTATTCCTAGTTATATGACAGTTTCTATTAACAGATCGCAATCAATTGATCGCTTCTTTTTTGTCCCCCTTTTAGTTGGTTTTTTCCCCATTCACTGTCGTCCTGTACAGCTGgaagaaaaacagttttttttatgacaTTACGGGGATCACATCAGATAAACTTGAATTGCACCCGTGAAGAGTGAACTATTTATTACTGGGCATTCGCTCTTTTGAAATCACAAGtggctttctttttatttcgtcAGGTTAGCATGATCAAGAATTTGGGTAACTAACCGACATTTACTTTCCATAAGGAAAAAGGTAAGCCAAAGATCAAAGAGTTCTGGTTGATCATCTTTCATGCGAGACATATTCCTTTTCACAAAATAGTTATtcttagtatttttttttaatgctctgtacaaagaaaaaagaaagggctTTGTTGGAGGCAGCAAAGATCGATTGACTGTACGATGAAAAGTCAGGCGGCGATGGGAGCGGTGACGTTGTCTTGACATTTAATCCACTAGTTTGGGAATATTGCGGGCTTTGCGTCGTGATAGCTAATCAATTTCGGAAGTGACAAATAGGCAGTGTAAGGtttcttacttttttattGATAAATACTTGGTTTCAAGCTTCTTTTTTCGCATCGTCTAGACTTGACGATCTAGATGACAAAGTGAAAGAGCTAAGAAAAAGCTCATGAACATTGATGCGATTATTTGAAATGATACCAGCGTCAGCTGACACAAAGTAACTAAGCTGCACTGAAGTACAACTTTTCAATCGGCTGTCTCCAGTCGAGGTCGTTCGCATTAAGTTTGAAAAGACTCATCTCGCTAAAGGAACTTCAAGACCACGAAAAATAACGAGTGGGTACAGTCACAAGTGTATAAAAGGAATGtcaaaagtttttctttttctctttaacgTTCTATTTTTATTGCAAAACCCTGAAATCAGTCGAAGCAGCACGTACTTGCCACTACCGGAGCTTGCAAATTCGCTAGAAAAATTTCGTTGTTCGACGAAATGATAGCTTGGATCGAACAAGAAATGAGGAGAAAAAGTAACGTAGATTTTGCTTTGAAACAGGAAAAGATATAGTGGATAAAAAGGGCACATGCATCAATTTAGCCACTATTCTTCCAATCTCTTCCAAGCGGAACCGACTCACTTTGATCGTCGTCTGCTTGTTAATATTACCTGAAGCGTTCATTTTATTCTAGCATTCTAACCACGCACGGAATAATGAAATTGTTCGTGTCAACAAAAAGGCCAATCTCATTATACCTTGGCTGGTGTTTGATTTGTTGAGGCGCTAACCGATTGATCAATTGAGATAAATTCAATAGAAATGATTTTCTTGTAGCTTTTCGTCCTAGCAAAATATCTATACTACTTCATTTAAGATCAATGTTATTCTACTACAATGAcgcaaaaaaaacatgtttatgACGTTTTTGTCTTATGATGCTAATTGGCTGGAAGTCGGGATCTTTTAATTGCTAAACAAAACTTTGACGTCATTCAAATGTTTTGTATTACCCTACTAAATAGTTAGACCTGCTCCAGCTACCCATGTTTACTTTTGAAACTTTGTAATATTACGTGACAAATCCAATCGCCATTCGTTTACATCTGTCACTCACACGTCTATTTCAACATAGTTGTTGAAACGACATTTTAGTCTGAGTAGGTATTACTATAAatcttaaaatatttaaaaaaagagagaacaaaTCTAAGTGGATAAGAAGAAAGCTTATCAAGTCTGAGAGGAGAACACATCgtaagaagagaaaaatgattttacGAATTCTGCTAAGAACTTGGAAGGGTATGTTATTGCATAAAACATAACAAGAGGATCTCGATTCGGTTGTTTGATTCCTTCTTTCCATATTCAAAGCGGACGAGCATGTTGaactaaaaataaagagaaaaggtTCTGCAATGCGTCGACACGATCTCAAGGGTTTCGAGGACAATAAAACTCCCACGGAAACGATATAATCTGACTAGTTCAGAGTCCAAATCTTTTGCTGTCcaccttctttcttttttttaaggaaatcTTTGAGGCACGAATTTTCGGCTGCTAttcagaaagaaagaaaaaatgctaCCATACAAGATGTTCGCCCGTTACGGAGTGATGCGTAACGTTCGTACGCACGTTGTTGTTGCCACGGCTTTTGTGTAATAATAAAGACGTGGTGTGTGAAGTAGATGTAATAATGTTTTCGACGTACACAGGGGCGGAACCATTCTTCCATTTGTGTTCTTTTCGTTTCCACGTTTTGTgccttcctcttttttttttttttcatacaaTTTTCAAAGACTCGTTTTCTCCCACGCTCTTGCAAGCTTTTTAATACGCAAGAAAGTGGTGGATTTACAGCTGGAGCAAAATTTGTGAATTTTCAACGACGTATTTCAAATCTTTTGTGTATAGCTTCCTTCACCTTATCAGGCATCACAAGACCGAGCTGTGGAATGAGGTAGTAATGAAACTATACCGGGAGAATTCGAATTCCGATCGGATAAAGTCGCTTCAGCAACTTTGAAAGCTTCTAACGAGCGAGGTCGTTCAATAGAATACCAGAAATTACGAAAGGACTACGCTgagagttgaaaaaaaaaagtgctttATATTCCATtcggattctttttttttcccatttcatcCAACCGGAAAGATGATTACGTTTACCGTTTCATCACTTTGGTATTCATGACCAATGTTACCATGACACATTGCTTTGATGATGAACTGTAagagtggaaaaaaaaaaaaacacaacaccCTGGAGCTCCAAATGAACTAGCGTGTAGTGGGAACCATTATGCAAATGCTGGTGAATCTTATCTGTAGTTTAACTGGCCCATCTGCTTTTCATTCTTTCTGCTATTACGCTGTCTGATTTTCCAACGCAATTCTaaactgagaaaaaaaaatttatctgaAATGGAAATCAACAAAAGGAAGTCATTACGCAACGTTGCCAACGGTTATTtcgatttgttgtttttactGCAGTACCCACCTTTCATAGTCACAAAACTTTTGCAATCTAAACAGTCATCGAGATTGAACAACTTTCCCTAAACtcaattcaatttttctgtttatttgtttcttGATTGCAGCCGTTATCTGCTGCACATTTACTATCGAGTGACAGTCTATCTAGATTTGAATTTTCGTTATCGTCGTTGTCACCGGAAATTGTTTAGTTTTATGGAGGAACTACAAACTGCCAAGGTCTATCAAAGTATTAATGTTACTGTCAATCTGGAACTGTTGactgaatttttatttcttttatagtCAAATGCTGCAGGTGAAACCCTTGAGGAAATGGTAGTTCCCGATGGAATTGTTCAAGTAAATCTTGATGAAACTGTACCTGAACTAGCAAGTTCAGACAAGTCAATACAAATTGACAATGGCAGAAAGGTGAAAAGGTATATACACTGTAGCGATGGGGTGTATGAAGAATTTAGCAGTGATGAAGAAGGAGTCTGCAAGGTCCCAGCTAGTTCCACGCTTGTAGATCCTGTAAGTTCATAAACCtgatttgaattttaaaagacCTTTCTTAtctgttatttttctttaaatagaAAACCATGACTTGGATACCATGGTTTTCCCATGTGTCGTCAAAGGCCTTGGCGGCCTGTGATTATGTTGGTGAAACCCTTGCAGACTTCCTTGGTATTACTGCCCCGAAATACCAGTATGAAATAGAAGAGGCTAGACGGatgcaagaagaagaaaaagctgaGAAGAAAGCTGTCGACTTGGAAATGGCAGGATGGAGAGATCAATCGACTACTGGCCCGGAACCTCAAACTAGTACCCCTATTTCAATTCTTCCTAAAGTTATTCCAAACCGTAGTAGTACTGGCACAGATAATTAGATTAGGGGGTAAAACATACGTTGATATAACTGATGCCAGTTAATGCCGTCCTTCCAGAATTAACCCATACTACCAGATGGCTCTGCTTGTGCCTTTCTGTTATTCCTTTCCTATTTTCGCATTTATGCTTACCGAAACCTAGCCGTTTTCCTT includes:
- the LOC123466479 gene encoding protein FAM177B-like isoform X1 is translated as MEELQTAKSNAAGETLEEMVVPDGIVQVNLDETVPELASSDKSIQIDNGRKVKRYIHCSDGVYEEFSSDEEGVCKVPASSTLVDPKTMTWIPWFSHVSSKALAACDYVGETLADFLGITAPKYQYEIEEARRMQEEEKAEKKAVDLEMAGWRDQSTTGPEPQTSTPISILPKVIPNRSSTGTDN
- the LOC123466479 gene encoding protein FAM177A1-like isoform X2, producing the protein MVVPDGIVQVNLDETVPELASSDKSIQIDNGRKVKRYIHCSDGVYEEFSSDEEGVCKVPASSTLVDPKTMTWIPWFSHVSSKALAACDYVGETLADFLGITAPKYQYEIEEARRMQEEEKAEKKAVDLEMAGWRDQSTTGPEPQTSTPISILPKVIPNRSSTGTDN